Within Chloroflexota bacterium, the genomic segment CCGCGGGTACGGCGGCTGGAGTACGAACGGGCGCGGCGGCCCACTTCCTCGCCAAGGCGGACGTGGTCCTCGCCATCGGGACGAGTCTCACGCGCCATGGGATCTCGACGGCCACGATTCCAGACGGCAAGACCATCATCCACGCGACGAACGATCCACGCGACATCAACAAGGACTATGCCGTCGATTTCCCCATCATCGGCGATGCGCAGCTCACCATTCGCGGATTGCGCGACGCCGCCCGCGACCGGCTCGGGGGGAAGCTTCGCGACGAGGATGGGGTGACTGCCGGTGAAGTCAAGCGGGTCACCGACGCGTGGCTCCAGGCGTGGATGCCCAAGCTTACATCGGATGAAGTGCCGATCAACCCTTACCGCGTCGTCGGAGAGATCATCAGGGCAGTTGATCCCGCTCGGTCGATCCTGACCCACGACTCCGGAAGCCCGCGGAGTCAGCTCGTCCCCTTCTATCGGTCGGCCCCGCGAGGCTACATAGGATTCGGGAAGTCGCACGCGCTCGGGTGCGGGCTGGGGCTCATCATGGGCGCGAAGCTGGCCGCTCCCGAGAAGCTCTGCATCAACTGGATGGGCGACGCGGCGTTCGGCATGGTGGGCACCGACTTCGAGACCGCGGCGAGAAACGGCATTCCGATCCTTACGATGGTCTCAAATAACTTCGAGATGGCGGTGGAAACAGCGCGCATGACGGCATCGCACAGTCGCTATCAGACGCGCACGACGACCGGGAACTACGCGGACATGGCGCGCGCGATGGGCGGGTACGCGGAGCGAGTGGAGAAGCCGGGCGAGATCGCGCCTGCCATCCAGCGCGCGCGCCGCGCGACCGAAGACGGGCGCGCGGCGCTCCTGGAGTTCATCACCTGCGCAGAGACCGCCACCTCGACGGGCGGCGGTCCCGAGTAGGACGGCCACAGCCGATAGCACCCGCGCGATCCGGAAGAGCTGCGCGCCGCCAGGCGCCCCACCCGTGCGGGTAGGGGCAAGACTATCCGTTCGCGTGGGCTCCGTACCACCTGAACGGCGCGGTCGGACCCGCTTGATCGCTCAGTATCGTTCGATTAGTCGCCCGCGTCGACGATCGGGGGCGCCGGCCTGCGTGGTCGGCGTCCGGGCGCGAGCGTTGCTGACGCGATTCGCAACGGCGCGGGACTGGGAGCGGGAACGATGTTGAGCAAAGAAGCGAATGAGCTGCTGACGCGTGTTGGTCCGGGAACGGTAATGGGCGATCTCATGCGGCAGTACTGGATGCCATTCCTCTATTCGTGGGAGATCGAGCCGGATGGCGCTCCCTTGCGCGTGCGGCTCCTCGGTGAGGACCTGATCGCATGGCGGGACACCGATGGTCGCGTCGGCCTGATCAACCAGTACTGTCCCCACCGCGGCGCATCGTTCTTCTTTGGTCGCAACGAGGAACGGGGGATTCGTTGCGTCTACCACGGTTGGAAGTTCGACGTGGATGGGAACTGCACCGATATGCCCAACGAGCCGCCCGAGAGCAACTTCAAACACAAGGTGAAGGCTACGACGTACCGGTGTGTAGACCGAGGCGGAGTGGTCTTCGCCTACATGGGTCCGCTTCAGGACAACCCGCCGGGATTGCCCCAGTTCGAATGGATGACCGTTCCGGCGGTTCAGCGGCACCACGAGTACAAGGCAGTCCTGGAATGCAATTGGGTGCAGGCACTCGAGGGAGATATCGACACGGCGCACCTGTACTTCCTGCACAGCCGTCTCGATCCGAGCCAGAATCCCGCGACGGGCGTTTACCACCCGGATCGGTCCCCGCGACTGGAGATCACCGAGCAAGAGTACGGGCTACTCTACGGTGCGCGCCGCGTCGAAGGGCCAGACAGAATCTACTGGCGTACGACGCAGTTCCTCATGCCGATCTACACCATGTTTCCCGCGAGCGAGGACGGGATCGTGCCGTCCCACATCTATACGCCCATTGACGACGAGCACACCCTCCATTGGGGCGTTCGCTGGCATCCTGTGCGGGAGTTGCCGGAGCGTGAGCTCATGAGCAACAAGGCGGAGATCGCTGGGATGGGGCACATGCGCGAGGAGCAGCACGGAAAGTTCTTCGCTCACTGGTGGCCAGCGGCGCGACAGGACAACGACTTCCTGCTCGACCGCGACGTTCAGCGATCGCAGACCTACACCGGCATCCCGACGATTCGGCTCCAGGACGCCGCGGTCATCACGAGCATGGGCCCCATCCAAGACCGAACGACCGAGCGGTTGGGCACAACGGATGCGATGATCATCAAGGTGCGCCAGCGGCTCATGCGCGCCGCGACCGCTCTGCGCGAGCATGGTATGGCCCCGCCGGGCGTGGATCGGCCCGAAGCCTATCGCGTGCGGTCGGGGTCCGTCGTCCTCGCCGATGGCCTGGACTGGAAAGCGGCCATGGCGGCATGGCACGAAGGCCGGGATACAGAGCCCCCCTCGGTCACGGTGGCCCGGGCCGGCGGCTCCGTCTAGCGTCAGTCGGCGTACGGCGTACGGCGTACGGCGTACGGCGTACGGCGCACGGCGCACGGCGCACGGCGCACGGCATCTCGATCTCGCCCTCTGCCAACCCGAGAAAGTCGCGCATTCTTCGTCTTGTGCTGTTCCAACGGTGGGGGCACCGACCGAATGCTCGACGACCCTGGTCGGATCACCCCGGCGCCAGCCTCCGGTCGGCGCCGGCGCCTGTGATATCGTTGTTGTCAATCGCCCCGCGTGGACGAATCCCCAGGACGATCAGCTCGATGCTGCGTGGGACTCGACCCTCGATCCGACGGAGCGCGGCAACTCCGTCGCTCAGCTCATGGCGCTGATCAGCGAGAACCTCCCGGGCTATTCGCTCTACTTCCTGCAAGTGGTGAATAGCTGGGTCGCCGGGCTGCAGGGCCCAACCGCCGGGAAGGAAAGCACCGGGTTCGGCCAGACCAGTCGCGGGACGACGAACTACTGGAGCATCCAGGATTGGACGTTGGCGGGGCCGGAAAGGACGGCGCAGCAATGACCGCGATCCATCGGAGGTTCCCGTTCACCCGACTGAGCGCTTCCGTCGTGCTGGTCGTCTTTGCGCTGGGGTGCGCTGCCCCTCAGGCGCCCCAGGCTGCGCGCGAAGGAGCGACCTCCGCGCCCCGCGCTCCCAAGCGGCTGGTGGCCGCGATGAAGACGATCCCACCGTTTCTCTACAACCAGCTCAACCCGGCGAACGTCGGCGGCGGTGTCGAGCTTGCCGAGCTGGTCAACAGCGGAATGGTTACGATGGGCGACAGCGGCCTGCTGGTGCCGCGGCTGGTGACCGAGGTTCCGTCAACCGAAAACGGGCTCTGGGTGGTTTAGCCGGACGGCCGCATGGAAGTCACCTGGAAGCTGCGCCCCAACGTTCGGTGGCACGACGGCGCGCCCTTTTCAGCCGACGACCTGACCTTCACCCTGGACGTTGTTCGCGATCCGGATCTGGCCGTCCTGCGGGATCGGACTTATGAGGCGATTGAGGGCCTCGATGTTCCCGACGCTCGAACGGTGGTGGTCCGCTGGAGCCGACCGTACATCGAAGCGGATCAGCTCTTTTCATCGGTGTTCTCCGATCTCGCCGTCCCGATGCCCCGGCACCTTCTGGAGCGGGCATTTCGCGACGATCCGGCCAGCTTTCTCGACCTCCCCTATTGGAACGCGGAGTTCGTTGGGACCGGCCCCTTCAAGGTCCGGGAGTGGGAGCGCGGCAGCTACATCACCCTAGACGCAAATGACGACTATACCCTGGGCCGTCCGAAACTCGACGAGATCGAGGTGCGCTTCATCACCGACGACAATACCCTGATCGCCAACATCCTGTCCGGTCAGGTCGCCCTCACCCTCGGGCGCGGGCCATCCATCGAACAGGCGCTGCAGGTCCAGGAGCAGTGGCGCGACGGGCGCGCCGATTTTCAGGCGCTGGATAGCTGGCTGCTTCTCTATCCCCAGTTCCTCAACCCGACGCCACCCATCGTCGCCGACCCGCAGTTCCGTCGCGCGCTGATCTCGGCCATCGATCGGCAGCAGCTCGTCGATAGCATCGAAGCCGGCCAAACGGTCGTCGCCCCAAGTCCGATCAGTCCCCACTACGCCGGCTATACGGACATCGATCCATCCATCGTGAAGTACCCGTATGACCCGCAGCGCGCGGCGCAGATGCTGGAAGGCCTCGGGCTGACGAGGGATTCGGCCGGGATGTTGCGCGACGCGGCGGGCCAGCGGCTGTCGGTCGGAATCCAGGTCACCACGGTCCTCGACGTCCAGCCCAAGTCGGCCTACCCCGTGGCGGATTTCTGGCAGCGAGTCGGGGTTGGCGTCGACATCGACGTGGTGCCACCCCAGCGGGGGCAGGATTTGCGCTATCGCGCCGAGTTTCCTTCCTTCGCCCTCCAGCGACAGCCTGTGAATGAGCGCATGCTCATTCGCATTGACGGATCACAGGCTCGCACACCGGAGCGCGGGTACACCGGGATCAACAACGCTCGGTATGTGAACCCGGACGTCGATGCGCTCCTTGCCCGAGTGGAGACCACCATTCCGGTTCGCGAGCGCAACGCCGCGATCGCGCAGCTCGTCCATCGAATCACGGACGAGCAGATCTGGATGGGGCTGTTCTTCGACACGGAGCCCGCGCTGATCGCCAACTCGCTGGCCAACGTGACAGCAAAGCACGACGAGTCGCGCGAGACGTGGAACGCTCACCTGTGGGATGTCAAGAGCTGACGGTCCCGATGCGCCCAATGTCGGGCGAACGATGACGGTCGGCCGAACGAGGAAGCCAGGAGGCGCGATATGTCGGAGTCGATAGCTGGGCCGCCGTGGGGCGGTTACACCCTTGCCGAGCGGGACCGCCGTTGGGCCGCGGTGCGCGAAAAGGCCCGCGCCGCAAACCTCGACTGCATCCTCGTGCCGATTGGGAACCGCTTCGACGCGCGCTATCTCACCCAACTCCTCGACGCCGCGGTGGTGTTGCCCGCCCATTCGGACGGCGCGCCTCCAATCGTTGTGTCGGAAGGCTTACCGCGGAGCCC encodes:
- a CDS encoding thiamine pyrophosphate-requiring protein; translation: MAGVGRSRPRLDSLPDARIALHRCPKHPHVGTGTGFARGYDGAKLPHDPRKEGAAMRVSDAIAEVLKREGVQYLFCYPVNTLIETAAEAGIRPIVCRQERVGMGMADGYSRISNANPVGVFTMQHGPGAENAFSGVATAYSDSTPVLVFPYGEATTRLGIRPGFSSARAFEPVSKAVELLIRTDRVGEVMRRALTALRMGRPGPVIVEVPDDLGTETCDPAQLAFPVVRATRSAPDPDDVDRAVVALLGARCPVIFAGQGVRSAGATEDLVQLAEVLQAPVMTTLLGKGSFPEDHALSAGTAAGVRTGAAAHFLAKADVVLAIGTSLTRHGISTATIPDGKTIIHATNDPRDINKDYAVDFPIIGDAQLTIRGLRDAARDRLGGKLRDEDGVTAGEVKRVTDAWLQAWMPKLTSDEVPINPYRVVGEIIRAVDPARSILTHDSGSPRSQLVPFYRSAPRGYIGFGKSHALGCGLGLIMGAKLAAPEKLCINWMGDAAFGMVGTDFETAARNGIPILTMVSNNFEMAVETARMTASHSRYQTRTTTGNYADMARAMGGYAERVEKPGEIAPAIQRARRATEDGRAALLEFITCAETATSTGGGPE
- a CDS encoding Rieske 2Fe-2S domain-containing protein — protein: MLSKEANELLTRVGPGTVMGDLMRQYWMPFLYSWEIEPDGAPLRVRLLGEDLIAWRDTDGRVGLINQYCPHRGASFFFGRNEERGIRCVYHGWKFDVDGNCTDMPNEPPESNFKHKVKATTYRCVDRGGVVFAYMGPLQDNPPGLPQFEWMTVPAVQRHHEYKAVLECNWVQALEGDIDTAHLYFLHSRLDPSQNPATGVYHPDRSPRLEITEQEYGLLYGARRVEGPDRIYWRTTQFLMPIYTMFPASEDGIVPSHIYTPIDDEHTLHWGVRWHPVRELPERELMSNKAEIAGMGHMREEQHGKFFAHWWPAARQDNDFLLDRDVQRSQTYTGIPTIRLQDAAVITSMGPIQDRTTERLGTTDAMIIKVRQRLMRAATALREHGMAPPGVDRPEAYRVRSGSVVLADGLDWKAAMAAWHEGRDTEPPSVTVARAGGSV
- a CDS encoding ABC transporter substrate-binding protein; its protein translation is MEVTWKLRPNVRWHDGAPFSADDLTFTLDVVRDPDLAVLRDRTYEAIEGLDVPDARTVVVRWSRPYIEADQLFSSVFSDLAVPMPRHLLERAFRDDPASFLDLPYWNAEFVGTGPFKVREWERGSYITLDANDDYTLGRPKLDEIEVRFITDDNTLIANILSGQVALTLGRGPSIEQALQVQEQWRDGRADFQALDSWLLLYPQFLNPTPPIVADPQFRRALISAIDRQQLVDSIEAGQTVVAPSPISPHYAGYTDIDPSIVKYPYDPQRAAQMLEGLGLTRDSAGMLRDAAGQRLSVGIQVTTVLDVQPKSAYPVADFWQRVGVGVDIDVVPPQRGQDLRYRAEFPSFALQRQPVNERMLIRIDGSQARTPERGYTGINNARYVNPDVDALLARVETTIPVRERNAAIAQLVHRITDEQIWMGLFFDTEPALIANSLANVTAKHDESRETWNAHLWDVKS